In the Desulfobulbaceae bacterium DB1 genome, TCCCTGCTTTGGTTTACGATTCAAGTTTCTTTGTTAACATGACCGTGACTATGCGCCAGACAAATAACAGCAAACTCCTCAACACAAAAGAAATCAGACTGCTCGTCTTTTTCTGTGTTTTCTCATTATGCGCGGTTGCCTTGTGGCTGACTTTTTCGCCCAACGGCATTTTAGCATATCGTGCCGCAAAAAAACAGATGGAGAACGTCCAGGCGGAAAACGCCAGACTGAAGGAAGAAAACCGTCAACTCCAGGAAACACTGGACAAAATCAGCAATGACCCTTCCTATCTGGAAGAAATTGCCCGCAGCGAGCATAAATTTCTCAAAAAAAACGAAACGGTTTTTGAATTCAAGTAAGATGGACGGGCAAAACCCTGACGCCCGCCGACGATCATCGCAGGGTCTTGCCGCTGACGGGACGGATTGGTACGGAAAGGATGGCCGGCAACAGGAAACCGGCCATCAATCAAAGCATGTAGTACAGGCCGTCACCGGCCGCACAAGGGGACAGCCGGCAACTCCGGCGGTTTCAGCCTTCGCAACCTGAATCAGTTTTGACTTTCATGGCCGCATCCCAGTTGATCGTCACTGGGCCAATCGTTTCATTGCGGGGCAATGTTCGCCGGGAGATGGGGCAGGTATTTCGCAAGGCATGCACCCGCTCGTCAAGGGCGGCGATGATCACATGAAGCTCTTCGAATTCATCAAGGGCCTTCCCTTGCATCTTCCCGCTTTGCTCGGCAAGTTTATGGTCCAGCAACGCCAGTCTTTTCCGCCAATTTTCAAGCTCTCCCACCACCGTCTGGCAATATTCTATCACATTCATAACAGTCTCCGGATACCTGAGAAGGGAATATTTAATTATTTAATTAAATTTATAATCATCAAATCCCTTTAATCAAGTCAGCACAGATGGGAACTATTTTTCATTAAAGTTACACCCTCCCCGGATGAGCCTCCCGGCAAAGGAAACAGGTTCGGCACGTCAGCGAAAAAATTTACGGCGTGGTAATAGAAAAGAGCAACGGCTTTTTTCAAATCCGGGTCGCGGGCAGCCATTGCCTGCTCGATAAAGGCAAGTCGAAAATGACGGTTCCATGGGCAAACGGTTTGTCGTATACTTTGAAGAAACCATGACACCGCGCCTTTGCTCGGCGAGACCATGCAGTGGCCCGGAAAAATATCTGCGGGTGCGATCAACCAATCACAAACAAAAGGAATACACCATGAAAGCGATGATGAGCGGAGGAACCGGTTTTGTCGGCAAACATCTTGCCGCGCGGCTTGACACTCCGATCCTTCTCGGACGAAATCCGGCACGGATACAACGGGAGATGCAGGGGGTCGAAGCGCGGCAATGGGATCTCGGCCGCCCCCTTGACCCCGCCGTCTTTTCCGGAGTGGATACGGTTTTTCATTTGGCGGGAGAATCCGTATTCAAGGGGAGGTGGAATGCGGAGAAAAAGGATCGCATCCTGCGCAGCCGGGTGGAGGGGACCAAAAACCTGGTCACCGCCCTGGGTCAGACACCAAATCCCCCGGCCACGCTGCTGTGCGCCTCTGCCATCGGTTATTACGGTTCCCGCGGAGCCGAAATGCTCAACGAATCGTCCCCGGCCGGCAATGATTTCCTGGCCACGGTCTGCAAATCCTGGGAAGAGGAGGCGCGCAAGGCGGAAGAATTCGGCATCAGAGTTGTTTCACTGCGGATCGGCGTGGTGCTCGGGGCCGACGGCGGCGCACTGCCGCAGATGCTTCTCCCCTTCAAGCTGGGGCTGGGCGGCAGGCTGGGCAGCGGCGATCAGTACATGTCCTGGATACATATTGATGACCTGGTCAGCCTCATGCTCCATGCGGCAGGCGACAAAAACATCAAAGGCCCGATCAATGCCGTGACGCCGAATCCCGTGACCAACCGGGAGTTCACCGCGCAGCTTGCCGCCGCGTTGCACCGACCCGCCCTGCTTCCGGTTCCGGGATTCGCCCTGAAAATCGCCCTGGGGGAATTTGCCGAGGTGCTGCTCTCCTCCCAGCGGGTTCTGCCGGAAACAGCGCTGCTGTCGGGATTTCACTTCGCCCATCCAGTGCTGCGCAACGCGCTTGCAGACATCCTGTCGTCCCGTTAGGGGATATTTACCGGCCACGCCCCAAGAGAATTTTCTGACGGTGCCGGAAATGCCTCCGGGGTGTATAAAAATTCCGGATAAGCACGTAGGAAATACGCCATCTTGTGTTGTCTGATACCGCGTACGTCATAAACAGGTGTCGGATCCGACCAAGTTCCGTCAGTGTTTTGCGCATTCATGACAGTGGGGAAAGTATCTTCAAATGTTAGATCGTCAGTAAATGAAGTGATGTGCAAGCGAATCCAATATTCTCCGACATTACCGGTGATGATGATAATTTGGGCATACCGTGCCGGTTGGAGGTCATTTATTTGCGCAATTATGGGCAGATCAACACCTGGTGTGCTTTCCGAGAATGAAATGGTCTCGGAAAAATTATGGGGATATATGACTTTTCGTGTGAATATTATTTTTTTGATGACACAACGAAAACTTGACCCTGAAAGTGTCCATAGTTGGCAAACAGATGAGCAAATCCGTTGACTTTTTATTCATGAGAAAGATTATCGTTTTTTGGATAATTGTCTTTTTCAGAAACAAACCTAAATTCAAAAAGGAAATAGAAGAAATTTTTTTGACTCGGAAATAGCTGGATAAAAATATCCTAGGTGATATTATCCTCAGAAATGTAAGATGTTTTTTATGTTTTCCTAAGGCTGTGACATTCTGCGTCTCTTCAGGAGTCGACAATTAATGAGATATGGAGGCATATTGGTATCCCCACGACTAGTCGCAAAAATTGAGTCCGAAGAGCCAACTCTTCGTTTGGCAGTTCTAATTGATGCTGATAATGCTCAAGCAACTGTTATAGAAGGCCTTCTTGCAGAAATTGCAAGATTTGGAGAAGCAACTGTTCGGCGCATATACGGGGATTTTACCGCCCCAACAAGTTCCTCCTGGAAGAAAGTACTGCAGCGATATGCTATCAAGCCGGTTCAACAGTTTGCGTATACGACAGGAAAGAATGCCACGGACAGCACTTTAATCATTGATGCGATGGACTTGCTTTACACGAGAAAATTTGATGGTTTTTGCCTAGTCACAAGTGACAGTGACTTTACTGGCCTGGCCATGAGATTGCGCGAGGAGGGCCTCACTGTTCTTGGATTCGGTGAAAAGAAAACACCGGAGGCGTTCCGCAATGCCTGCCACAAATTTGTGTTCACTGAAATCCTTCGTGCGAGCACCGAAGTCGAGTCAGAGGGCCTGCCGTCAAAAACTGTGAGTGGGCCAAAATCCATTCCACCTCAGCCTCCTTCCGAGTCAACAGAGCCAAAGTTAAAATTTCCCAAGACGTTCGTCTTAACTGCACTCGAGCAATCAATTGACGACGCGGGATGGGCACATCTTGGCACCTTCGGCAGCTATCTGACTAAGTTGCAACCCGATTTTGATCCTAGGCTATACGGCTATAAGAAGCTTTCTGATCTCGTCAAAGCAAAGACTGACCTCTTCGAGACCGAAGAAAGGAAAATTCCGGGCGCAAATCAGAAGGTTCACCTTCAGGCCGTCTCAAAAGAAAACCACATCGAATTGCATGATGCCAAGGGCAATATTGTTGCCCAACTCTCACGAGCTGCATGTGAGAGTTGGAAGGGGCGATTGGAAACTATCGAACGAATTACTGTGCTTGCCATAGTGCAGCGCCAGTCTGATGATTCAGGAGAGGATTATAAACGGCTCTGTCAGTGTGAACAATGGGAAGTCCCTCTGGCAGAGATTACGTATCTTGCCCCTGCTATGGAATAGTGGACACGAGTAAGTTATTGATCAAGACAATGGCGGGAGGAAATTTATGAACGTTCAACAACGAAGTAAATATGATCGGGCTTTAAAAATAATGCCTGCTTGGCAGCAGTAACCTGGCCGGACAGTTAGAAATAAGCAATTTAACCTTATTCTGAGCTTGCGCCTGACAAAATGTATTATTCCTTAGGGCCTGTAAAGAATTTTGTGTAAATGGTTTTCATTTTTAATTTTCAATATGCAGGCATTCTGTCGCC is a window encoding:
- a CDS encoding TIGR01777 family protein, whose translation is MKAMMSGGTGFVGKHLAARLDTPILLGRNPARIQREMQGVEARQWDLGRPLDPAVFSGVDTVFHLAGESVFKGRWNAEKKDRILRSRVEGTKNLVTALGQTPNPPATLLCASAIGYYGSRGAEMLNESSPAGNDFLATVCKSWEEEARKAEEFGIRVVSLRIGVVLGADGGALPQMLLPFKLGLGGRLGSGDQYMSWIHIDDLVSLMLHAAGDKNIKGPINAVTPNPVTNREFTAQLAAALHRPALLPVPGFALKIALGEFAEVLLSSQRVLPETALLSGFHFAHPVLRNALADILSSR